The genomic interval aggctccgttcccacggagtaacgcaccgcgcattcagacacgtatacacgtgttagagtgtgagcgctcaaaactgatcccattcacttcaatgtgtgccggcttacgggcgctacacattgaaatcaatgggaggctgtttaacccattgatttcattgtgtaaCGCGCGGAGCCTAACTCttctgtgaacctagcgtaacctcaTGCTACATTTTCATGTGTTCCTGCTGTGCTACTTTGTATTATTTTCAGTGATAACATACTTTGTTCGGTTATCCTAATTGTTTAATTATATTCATATtgctcagggctgtggagtcggtaagCCACAGTTGCGAATCCGACTCCTGGATTTTATCAGGTTCcgactccgactccttcataaatggtcaATTCGTAACAATAAATTTACTGTTGTAATTTTCTATTAACATCGTGCTTATTCAGTTTCTCACCATCATATAAGTAATCAGACCACTTAGAGCAAAAACTATATTTATTAGAATACAATTAGAATATAGCAAATAACTTTTATAAACTTTTCTAAACTCTTGTAAGTAAATATGCAATAAACACTGTTATGCAGTTAATAAGAAGACATCTATAAATTTGTCCTCAGAAAAAGTATTGCCTCTGTCAGATCCTCCTTCATGGATGCCCTTAAATCTGATCTAATTATTTTGAGAGCAGAGAACAACCTCTCTACACTAACTTGGGTTGGTGGCAAAGCAGTAACCACTCGGGCAACAGAACAGTAGAACAGTGACACACAAGAAGTAAGAAATGTCTCTATCTCCAGCAGAATTGCTTATCACTGTTGTTCATAGTTTGATAGAACATATATATTTGAGTAACATTTATAAAATTCATATGAAAATTCAATTATGAaatattaatactttattttaaagCTGGAGTCGGTACATTTCTACCGACTCTGACTCCAACCAAAACTAACTCCGACTCCACAGCTCTGGctatttttatattatactattttgttattgtattttttattataggatgtaactcattatcagtacagaataatataatggatgtacacagtgactctactagcagaatagtgagtgcagtcttGTAGTATAgtagtacaggatgtaactcaggatcagtgcagaataatgtaatggatgtacacaATGACCCAGTTGGAGATGCATACATTGAATACTGCATTTCTCTGGCCTCATTTTCTCCTAGTTTTTTCTAAACTTCAGATTATACCATTAACTATAAATGGAAAGCGCTGTCTGATTGCAGCATGTGGAAAAGCTACAGACTCTTTATGCATGGTCTTACCCCTACGTGTTTATTTTCACAGATCATGGCCATGTCATggttttttccatttatttattttttcctaaaGCTTTTGCAAAGTTCTAATATTTTCGCCATTACTTCAGAAAACTTCACAAAAGCGGCAGCAGAACTACACTGTAGGCCATTTAGCTGGTACAGTTTCTGTAGGAATTGTTCATGGTGACACATCAGATTTTTGTCACTTAGGGcaatgtggttggcactgttagacATGCTAGTCTAGTTATGGGCTGTGGAGGGCAGCACATGGCACAGGGGTTTTTATCTTTAGTGTTCTTTTGTATTCCTGTGTCATGCTCTTCCCCTTTAGGCCCTGCTCTATGTACAACACAATATCTGGGTTGTTACTTTTAAGACGTTTTACTCTCTTATAAAGAACCTCTTATGTTTGTATACTAGAATCCCTGTTCATATAGTTGAgtattacaataaaaataaataatccttCTCAGATATTTAATCTATATCTAGTCTCCTTTAGTACTTGGACCCTAGTAATGATGTGTTTGTACACAGATGCTACAGAGTGCCTCCCGAGGGGGGTTGCAGCATCGAGCCCGGCTTCTCTCCACGTTCCTGGCTCAAATGCAGGAACTTACTGCATTTTTTCCAGAGCTCTGGAATTTGTTCCATCCACTGAGTTTGTTTTCCAAGATCTGTGTTTAGTCATGATCCTCGGCCTGCATTCCAAGAAATGACACTTTGTGCTGTGCAGCTAGCTATGGCTCCATACACAGCACTATAGttgttttctatatatattgtCTGCAGTTCTGGATGGTATAcagtcccattaatttctatggcacCATACACACTTCAGTAGTTTTTGATGATCAATGGCTGGGCTGTAGAGATTATTTGCAGTTTATGGAGCAGGTCCGTATTTGCGGCAATTTATGGAGCAGGTCCGTATTTACGGCACAGATCCAGATGCTAATGTAGGGAATtggacaagtttttttttttttttttgcagatctgtgattgcagatgacatactgatggaatatggacagtaaaaaccactacggtcatgtCCATGTAGCCTAAATGATAGAGAAGACaccagtttttcctgcagaactTATAAAAGCACCAACTCTCCATGCTCTTTGGTACAAATGTTATATTTTGTTATAACATAGGGTATTGCAGTAAAGGGCAGAAACTTGCAAGGATGAGTGTGGAAAATGCCAGCTTCTATTTGTGGGTGAAAATTAGGTGTCTGCAGTGAAATTCTATTAATCTGGCACCTAGTATTTCAGAATTCTCACCAATCTGGAATTTGTGATGAGGAAATGACTTGATAGTCTGGCCGACTGATCTCTGTCTGTTGTACTGGCTGTTCCGTTCATAGGGATGATTGTTTGTACTTCTAGTAGTCGCACGTGTCTACTGTAAGACCTAAAGAAAAGATCTTTTATAGAAGTCTTGTGACTGGAAGCCTTTGCTCTCTGGCCCATTTACTGAGCTGCTTTTAATCTCCACCCAGGTCATTGTGCAGCTGTTGTGCCATATTATTGTTTTCTGGGCTGTGTCTGTCTTTCTAATCGTTGTAGGACCACATGTTGCAGAATACCCACCATCTGCAAAGTAAACCTACGTTAAAGAATCCTTCCTCCTTATAAAGAACTTGCCTCCCATGATAAATAGGAAATTTTATTTCTGCAGATTTTTAGTCTACCTTATCACTACATAAGTGGATAAATTTGCCATTCAGAAACCTAAGAAAGCTAGGTGACAACACCTGTGGGGAGGTGTTCATGCTAAACATCCAGTCACCTCCCAGAGATGATACCTGCAGACTATGTGCTGTCCTTGACCTGAACCAGTGAAGAAACTCTATACACTGCAGTCGCAGCCGGGTTTGGCCCCTTGGGAACACAGCATGAGCACACAATATGCAATAGTTAGCAATTCTTCTAAGAGGTTTGGTCTGGGCCTGGGGGGAATGCTTCATCTTATTAATGCCTCTCTTCCTTAACTATTCAGCTGCTCAGATGCCTAGCCATAAGCACAGGGCATTTTAGCTTGTATTAAAGtaaatatatttgtttttattctattataataataataggggTCATAAATAAATGTTAGAATCCAAGGAGTGATCCTACAGATGAGCTCATGCATGCATACGTTCTAAGCTGTACTTTTCCAAAAATGGGAATGGGAGGGGGCTGAGGGAAGGACTAGAAATATTTAGCTGTGAGTGAATGTTACatatgttaaaagggttgtctgggattaaaatttgatatctacACTGAGCTAAACACCCTCCTCCGCCTAACTTCTAACTAACTTTACAAAAAATGGACATTTACCTGTTTCCGGGGTGATCATGTGACCACCCAGGCATATTTTCCGGTGATATTGGTATttgagtgcacttattaacctatttatAGCACtaactgaacttttttttttttaatttaagattttttttttatttttttttttgcctgcaaaACTTCAAGTGTTTGTTAAAGCATAATTAAACTTTTGGAAAACTTTTGATTTTTCtggtaatatttgtgtcattactaatagtttttaatatactttattaacacattttggcttctttctgtgaaaccctgcatttttcattatttcccttgtttctgtgttGAGGTGTTTCTACCTCTCACTgactgttactgtgtatggagtaggggCTGTGTAAGAGGTAGAGAAAAAGGACGGGAGGGCCACTTCAAACAGGAATGTCTGAAACCGACATttgcagtgctatctaaattatttccagagatatcactgtttgGGATTATGATATTTACATGCAGTtgtataatattttataattatatatatatatatatatatatatacatacagtgcctacaagtagtattcaaccccctgcagatttagcaggtttgataatatgcaaataagttagagccttcaaacttcaaacaagagcaggatttattaacagatgcataaatcttacaaaccaaaaagttatgttgctcagttaaattttaataaattttaaacataaaagtgtgggttaattattattcaacccctaggttcaatattttgtggaataacccttgtttgcaattacagctaataatcatcttttataagacctgatcaggccggcacaggtctctggagttatcttggcccactcctgcatgcagatcttctccaagttatctaggttctttgggtgtcttatgtggactttaatcttcagctccttccacaagttttaaattgggttaaggtcaggagactgactaggccactgcaacaccttgatttttttccctcttgaaccaggctttggttttcttggctgtgtgctttgggtcgttgtcttgttggaagatgaaatgacgacccatcttaagatccttgatggaggagcggaggttcttggccaaaatctccaggtaggccgtgctatccatcttcccatggatgcggaccagatggccaggccccttggctgaaaagcagccccacagcatgatgctgccaccaccatgcttgactgtagggatggtattcttggggtcgtatgcagtgccatccagtctccaaacgtcacgtgtgtggttggcaccaaagatctcgatcttggtctcatcagaccagagaaccttgaaccagtctgtctcagagtcctccaagtgatcatgagcaaactgtagacgagccttgacatgactctttgaaagtaaaggtaccttatgggctcgtctggaacggagaccattgcggtggagtacattacttatggtattgactgaaaccaatgtccccactgccatgagatcttcccggagctttttccttgttgtccttgggttagccttgactcttcggacaagcctggcttcggcacgggaggaaactttcaaaggctgtccaggccgtggaaggctaacagtagttccataagccttccacttccggatgatgctcccaacagtggagacaggtaggcccaactccttggaatgggttttgtaccccttgccagccttgtgaccctccacgatcttgtctctgatggccttggaatgctcctttgtcttccccatgttgaccatgtatgagtgctgttcacaagtttggggagggtcttaaatagtcagaaaaggctggaaaaagagataattaatccaaacatgtgaagctcattgttctttgtgcctgaactacttcttaatactttaggggaaccaaacagaattctggtggtttgaggggttgaataataaatgaccctctgaataaacttttcacaatttaaaaaaaaaaaattaaacaaagaaataacattcttttttgctgcagagcatttcacacttccaggctgatctacagtccaaatgtcacaatgccaagttaattccgaatgtgtaaacctgctaaatctgcagggggttgaatactacatgtaggcactgtgtgtatatataaattaataattattagagatgagcgaacaccgttcgatcgaataggtattcgatcgaataacaggccattcgaggtattcgttcccaatcgaataccacgaggcatacgcagtaaaaattcgtatcccctcccaccttccctggcgcgttttttgcaacaataactgtgccagggaggtgggacaggaactacaacaatggaggcagtgaaaaaaatttaaaaaacccattggctgtcgaaaacatgtgacctcccatttataagaacggccgccgctatattcgccagatttgcggtcagagatagggagagaaacatatctgctgagggttagataggcattagcttcacataggcagggaaaaaccgaagaacaacaacagctcttctcagagctatacactgcagggacaggagtccagctttccacggacggtggaaaacagggatacagaacagttacttcttgctatatacgtgacaaacagcttttctcaggggtgtataGATCATGAAAAGGGCGTTAGTATACATCAAAAagtgcgtaaggctagcgcaaggggacgggggcgtggaaatgcagatgtggagcaaggttgcgctcaaccaacagcgtctactgtgtcTACTGCTCTGCAGCaccaagcattgcgcttccccacagtggcttgatggccacattaagtaggctgcagggtacaaccctaaccaggcccaagcaccaggaagaggtgttacaatgaatggcggacaatgcttccagcacattttccaccagccagtcagcctctacctcaactcctcctccttcctcacaacatgcccaatcttcccagcaacctaatcccacctcccaggagctgttttcgggtccattcactgtcccaccatgtcctgaatcaccagaggtaacagatgagttgctgtgtcctgatgcacaaacactggagcatctgttatctcctgttgttgttgaccagcaaactgccctcagtgacgatgatgacgagacacaattgccatcagggcagcctgttgccatgtgcggtgtgcaagaggaggaggagccgtcagaggaattggaagaggaggtggtggacgatgaggacactgacccgacctggacagggctgatgtcaagcggggagagcagtgtagatgtggagggaagtgcagcaccaaagagggtggctacaggcagaggacaGCCACTTCACCAaacccaggccacagccagcagggcccaaaatgttccctcttgtagccagcctagaaaaactctcacatcgaggccacggtcttcggtggtgtggaattttttaatgtatgtgtggcGGACAAATCTACTGCGGTTTGCATTATATATAATAGATGGATAGCACAGAAGTGCCATTCAGTATATAATAATGGTAGTAAGTGTCTACTGACTCTAAACACTATATACAGATGGCTTGGGGTGTAGTACTCTGTGATCTTACAATGTATTACACACAAATGCCTGGCTATGCCAACTCTGCAGACATTTTGCACATCTTGTTCAGTTGTGCTGGGAGTGGTAGTTCTCCAtgtgttattgtttatttatgtttttcaggTTCCAGTTGCCTGCAAGTCTTGTCCTTGTGGATACATCTTCATCAGCAGAAAACTTCTACATGGGAGACAGACAGAGAGGGTGCCCCCAACCTCAGGTATGTGTCAGGTGGCCTGTCTTCTACCTCAGTGCAGAATTATCTACATTTACCATGAAGATCCATACAGCATTGCACCTTTCATCTAGAGAGAATAAGCCACTTGGCAAGAATGCAGGTGTTGGAATTATAATTCTCTACTTAACTGGAAAGTGCCAACATGAACCCTGTCATAGCAGATAGTTAAAAAGTAAGTTTtaataaatacttttaaaaattaccttaagggctagttcacacggggacatggacgctgattttgacagcggatttcgcggccaaatcagcgtccatacaatgtccacactatgtgaactgctcccgccgcgaccatcgcggtcgcggctttcacctccgctgtcggctcaaatgaatgagccgacatggagggcgctgcggctgggcggaagccgcggctcatcgcgagcggcttccgcccgaaagataggtcatgtcgcttctttttctgctagcgagctagcagaaaaaaaaagcgagcagttcacatagggatacattgtatggacgctgatttgggcgcaaaatccgctgtcaaaatcagcgtccatgtccccgtgtgaactagcccttaaagactCAACGAAATCAGAGCAAATATCTTAACAATTAGTCAGTAAGTAGTTGTCAGTGGGAACAAAAACTTATGTCTTCACGGTGTCCTACGTGTAGGGAAAATGGAGATGTGTCCCTCAGTGATCACTAATCCCGGATCCAAGAAgcccgccctaacaagggcagtacTACAACCCTATTGATTCttcaactgacgcgtttcgactcTAATCGGGTGCTCATCAGGAGATTTTTAGAGCCTAGAGCGGTCTGGTAAACAATAGCAGACTTCCAAGGCTTAACCCCGGTATACAGAGGAACTGATGTAGGTCTAGCAGTGGCAATTACATCGGTTGATCAGCCTGACCCAATGGCTGGTTATGTATTTCAGCCCATTAGTTACAATTCAAAGTTGGGTACCCCTTATGATCCCTTTCTTGTCCACCTACAGAAAACCGGTCTGATCCCAAGAGGCGGCGAACAGAGAGAATCAAGAGAGAAAGAATAAATTCTACGGTCAGTAAAGACTTGGAAAACAGAAGAAGGTCCCGATCCAATAGCCAGTCAGATCCAATACGTCGTGGAAGGGGCCGGCCAAAGACAGCTGCCACCAAGAAACAAGAGGAAGAGAAAGGTAAACAATTAACTTAAAAGGAAAACTCAAAATGTTTTGTTGTAGCAAATGAATCCTTCACCTTCATGccataatgatttttatttttcctccATAACAAATTATTTCTTTCATTTATAGTGTTGACCTTTTAGACTTGAAAACCCTTTAGACAATAAATACATTTCAGACAGAAAGTAATTTAAGTATTCTGCagctgtgtgtttttgtttttttttaaatacatttttaaacaaACCAACATTAATTGCCCGCAACCTCTCGGTActtgtccagattaaaaaagtTCAGGTAGATTTATTAAAAACTTTCAGCCCTTTTCCGAACATATAtcttcacctccagagctgccttCAAGATTCTGCATTCAAGTTGTAGAATGTCACATCACTGCTGCCCCCTGCCAGTTCAAGATCTGTATAGAACAAGCTTTGCTGTTGTACTGTACATTTACACCAAAGTGTTCTaggtgcttttttttaaaaaaaaatttttatctcCATGTCTTTTATAGATTTCATTTAAGGAAACTCTTTCCCTAAAGGGTTTTTGACCAGGGACTCTACTGACTGTAAGGGTAATATAGGAAGGAAGCTGgttttgaatgcagctttggatgtaatCTAATGAGAAATCACCATAAGTGCAGCTTTAGGGGGCAAAAGTGGAGGTGCAATGAATGAAAAATATTAACTATGATAGGGAAGCAGAGTGGTTTTAATACCAATGCTTCCAGGTAATTTCTTGCAAATTGATGATATTTTTGAGCAAGTGCTCGAATAGCAATTGGTGCATTTTGGTGGCTTTCAGCGCTGGATACGTGCAGGTAAGGGCATCCACAGGATAATCCAGCCTCCTAATGTTACCCTGAACTCCTTGCAGCCTGACACTCGCTATAAGTAAACCAGTTACCCACTTATCGCGACAAATGTCTGTCCCTTTCCTACTTTTGGATAGAGTAGGGCATTCACCAAAGACTCTGTTCTTCCTGTAATTAGATTTGTAGTTCAGATGTTTTCCATTTGTTACCTCCCCGTCCTGCATTGGGGTTTCCTTGTAGTCCTAACCTTTGTTTAATCCCGTTACTGCCATCACCACCACATGTCACCTTCTCCTCCCGTCACGCTGCTTTAACCCTAACCCATTAGTCTTACTCGGCAGCAGGGAGGAGCAGTAAGgactccggagctgaaggggcaGCAGCAAGATATACCGAAGATGTGAGAGCACAAAGGGGAGACCGGGGAAGCAGGAGGCAACAATGGATTGGAGAAGGTAATGTAACTGCTTGTGAGCAATTGTACCAAGTTGGCAATTGCTTGGTTAAGCActtgtttttatgttgtttttttgttttttttctcaaggAATCAAGTAATTGTCTTACTCAAGTTGAACACAGTCTTTTTTTGTTGTCAACATCTCTTACCATCTGCcatcgctgctttttttttttaacagaaaaaaTGGCTAGGGTGGCAGTACGGTGAAGCCGAACATCAGTGCTGACTCTATGTCTATATCATATAGACTATTAGCTGGTGAAAAATCACCAGTGACCACAGGTAGCACAAGGACAAATAATCCCCTCCATATTGCGATGTCCCTTCAAACAACTCCTCACATCTCTTCTTCTAAGACCCTATGAGGGTCGATATTGGGATCCAGTAGAAACCCCTGAATCTTTGAGTAGAAATGGGCAAGAGcaagtttaaaaataaataaataaataaatcactgtTGTTGTACATATTTATCATCTTGTACTGTTGATATTAACAGGTGTCTTGTCTTTGTTATGGAGTGTTCATACTGTGCAGTTATGTGATGTTTATGTTCTTGTGTTTAGCTGTTTGTTTCTTACaggtttatttatacatttcttaAATGTCTTATAAGATGTTATAAAGCATAAGCATGTGTGGGGTCATTGTgtgatatgtgtatatattttttggtATGATAACATGATACCATATGATCATTCTTTCATTTAGCTGTCAGTGGGAGGTGCTTCTATATGTTTGCTTACAGAGTTTTTGTTAGATTTCGTTTGTAAGTTATATCATACCTTATACTACCAACCCATCTAGGTCTGTTTTCAGAATTCTCCTGGTCTCTCGTTTGGCATTGGCAAAGCATATAtcgtataagccgagtttttcagcacagtttttgtgttgaa from Leptodactylus fuscus isolate aLepFus1 chromosome 7, aLepFus1.hap2, whole genome shotgun sequence carries:
- the C7H16orf87 gene encoding UPF0547 protein C16orf87 homolog isoform X1, which encodes MSAARAKKVKMATKSCPQCDQQVPVACKSCPCGYIFISRKLLHGRQTERVPPTSENRSDPKRRRTERIKRERINSTVSKDLENRRRSRSNSQSDPIRRGRGRPKTAATKKQEEEKAGRSSKDSGAEGAAARYTEDVRAQRGDRGSRRQQWIGEEKQEKEVDMYANLSDEKAFVFSVALAEINRKIINQRLIL
- the C7H16orf87 gene encoding UPF0547 protein C16orf87 homolog isoform X2 encodes the protein MSAARAKKVKMATKSCPQCDQQVPVACKSCPCGYIFISRKLLHGRQTERVPPTSENRSDPKRRRTERIKRERINSTVSKDLENRRRSRSNSQSDPIRRGRGRPKTAATKKQEEEKGRSSKDSGAEGAAARYTEDVRAQRGDRGSRRQQWIGEEKQEKEVDMYANLSDEKAFVFSVALAEINRKIINQRLIL
- the C7H16orf87 gene encoding UPF0547 protein C16orf87 homolog isoform X3 codes for the protein MSAARAKKVKMATKSCPQCDQQVPVACKSCPCGYIFISRKLLHGRQTERVPPTSENRSDPKRRRTERIKRERINSTVSKDLENRRRSRSNSQSDPIRRGRGRPKTAATKKQEEEKEKQEKEVDMYANLSDEKAFVFSVALAEINRKIINQRLIL